Below is a genomic region from Pseudomonadota bacterium.
AACGCTTTGGCCTCCGGGCCCGGACGACCTGAAAACATCAAAACGCAAATCGTTGGGTTCTATTTTAAGCTCAACCTCTTCCGCCTCAGGTATGACCGCCACGGTAACCGCTGACGTATGAATCCTTCCCTGGGCTTCAGTTTCAGGGACTCGTTGGACGCGATGCACCCCTGATTCATATTTCAGTTTACTGTAAACATGGTTGCCGCTGATCAGGGCAATTAATTCCTTAAAACCGCCGATGCCGATGGGATTGCTACTCATTATCTCAACTTTCCAGCCACGCATCTCGGCATACTTGCTGTACATCCTGAATAAATCACTCACAAACAATGCGGCCTCGTCACCACCTGTCCCTGCTCTGATCTCAAGAAGAATATTCTTCTCATCTTTGGGGTCTTTGGGCAGCAACAGTATTCGCAGGCCGTTTTCCAATTCCAATAATTTTTCGGACAGCTCGACGATTTCATTCCGCGCCAATTCGACCATCTCTTCATCATCATCTTCCTGAAGAAGTATCTTGTTTTCCTGCAGCTCCTTCTTTACTTTTTTATATCTGCTGTATAATTCATGCAGTTTAACGACATGGGAATGTTCTTTGGCGGTTTTTCGATATTCCGTCTGGTCGCAAATCACCTTGGGATCGGAAAGTTTCCCTTCAAGTTCAAGTCGTTTTTCACTAATATTTTCAAATTGTTCAAACATAATGGTGTCGCAAAAAGAATCAAAACTTAAATTATGATGGACTTATACAAAGTCGCAACAGCAAAAGAGCCACCACATAAAATTAACATGTTATAACCCAATAACTCAATGAAATCGGCCTAGTCGAGGTCTCTTTGCATTCGCTATCGACGATTTCATCAATTATCGCAATTATTGAATTAAAGTGACCCGCAGCAAAAAAACGATGACCTTGAACTACGAAACCGACAGAAATCGTAGTATTACATCGTACCAGAAATATGGGACTTTAAGCATAATTGCGTTAACAACTCCAACAAAAATACCCCACAGTAAAAACCGTGGGGTATTATAAATTGATCCTCAAGTTAAAGGCGGAATATGCCTCC
It encodes:
- the prfA gene encoding peptide chain release factor 1: MFEQFENISEKRLELEGKLSDPKVICDQTEYRKTAKEHSHVVKLHELYSRYKKVKKELQENKILLQEDDDEEMVELARNEIVELSEKLLELENGLRILLLPKDPKDEKNILLEIRAGTGGDEAALFVSDLFRMYSKYAEMRGWKVEIMSSNPIGIGGFKELIALISGNHVYSKLKYESGVHRVQRVPETEAQGRIHTSAVTVAVIPEAEEVELKIEPNDLRFDVFRSSGPGGQSVNTTDSAVRVTHLPTGLVVTCQDEKSQHKNKAQALKVLRARLLDQMQQEQHDLISADRKIQVGSGDRSERIRTYNFPQGRVSDHRIGLTLYKLDDFMIGNIDSIIEPLNIHYQSLALQSLK